GACCAGCTTTGGCAGACAACTGGTATTCATTGTCCTACCTGTACTTCTGCCCTGTGGGAATAATAGTGACCATGGTCACAGGACTAATAGTTAGTGCAATCACAGGTAAGGTGACTCTTTCTCATCTTCTTGTAGGTGTGGCAAAGAGAGTCAGAGATTGAACCTAAACTCTTATTAATCTTTACTTTAGGTGGCTGTAAGCAGGAAAAAACTCGACCTGAGCTCTTTATTGGAAAAGCAGATCTCTTCTGCTTTGGATGCAAAAACTCAGACTCAGAGGTGAGAGATTTCATTACCAGTGTGACAGGCATAAAATTCGAATTAACTCTcatagaaacttttttttaaaggtctgaaataatatttttcagttaaaaaatgaaacaataacaacaacatgcAGTTAactgactttgtatttaattGCATGTCATTCTTTTCTTGTTAGGTGTCAGACTTAATTGAAAAAGATCCCACAAATATCCAAGGGCTGGAGAGTCCAGTTTTCTCTGACAATGAAATTGCACTGAAAGAGAAAGACTTCAAGGAGAAGATCACTAAGTTTTGATGTGAAAAACAAATAGTTTTTGGATATAATGTAAATAGTAAATTATGACTGTATTTTTGTATGTTGAAATTAAATGATGATGATGCATTCAATCTTTTCACTGAGAGAAGCAAGAAATAGGctacattatactgtatatataggctTTTCTCATAAACTATATCAAAATTCTGTGATTTTAATGATCAAGTTTTGAATACTGTAAAAGGTTTTGTAATAAATCTGAATGGTTTTGAAATAAAATTTGACAAATTATTACGTGTTGATCTCACTGAGAAATAAAGTAACACTCAGGAAGGAACCACTCAAATCAAACGAAGGGTTAAAAACACTTGGGTTACACGAGTGTTACACAATGGCCGAACACCTGCCTCCTCGATGCCGGTAAAGGAAGTCAGTCAGTAAAGGCCAGCCCACTCTACCTGTTTGTTTGACGTGGAGCCGAGCTGTTTTTCTTCAGGGAGTGGAAAAAGAGCGGAGCCTGCAGCAGGTGGGGGAGTGTAATAACTGCTGCCAGCCACTTCCTGCTTTCACTACCACTGTTTCTTTCAGCTTACAGGTAAGTTTTGCTCTTGCTGTCTGATATTAATTCTGTTTTTATATAAACTACAACAGTTACACAAATAAGAAGGCGTAGAAGAATAAAAGCATGATGAGAGAAAGAAATGAGAGCAAATTTAGTTTCTTTTAAGAAGAACCACACTGCTTTGTAACAAAGTATACTGGATGTAAATTCAACAGAACTGTCTGCGAAACAATTAAATAATGGGAAGACACTTTATTAGGGTAAATCTGTGATGGGTGGCATTAATAAATGGGTTGCCCATGGCTGTTTGTTTAGCCTATGCAAAACCATGTGGCTCTTTGTTGTCTTCAGTTTCATGTCAGCGCCATTTTAGTCATAATGCCTAATGCTCTTGTAACTTCCTGTATGCATTCTTTTAAagtatacatttcatttttttttttttcaatatataaataattctaatgGCTAGTACAAAGAATGTATTTTGGTAAAGAAGAGAAacagtttaattaataaaatacaatgaaagtcatGATGCTACAAAATTACCAGAAATAAAAGTACTAGATAAATGGAAACTCTGCAAGTGCACAACAGGAAACCACACATCAACACCACATACAGATAAAACACACTAAATTAGGTCATGCGCTGTATGAAAATGTATGTCTTAACTCTTGACCTGTTGTTgagtatatgatttttttttttaaaggatcaaGCTCTTGCAACAGTTATGGGTGTGTTAACTCTTCAGCTTTTGGTATGTGGCCAGCTAATAGTGTTGTCGTTTGTCTTGAATAATAAAACCGATGCACAAACGACCAGTGTGTCACCATCAAGCTTGGCAACTACAATAGCTCCACCTCTGAATGCAACAGGAAACCACACAGAAAATGGCTCAAATTTATCAACCTATTCACCATACAATGATAGCGCAACAACTCAAAACAACTTGACAACCCCCACCACTACTTTGGGAGCCAACCAAAGCAATGTAACAGGATCAGCAGGGAAGCCAAACACAACAGAACATGCTCAGACACCACAATCAGCAACATCCTCAACATTCAACATCAGTTCAACAGCTGTCACTTCTACAGACAACACCACTCGCAGCAGCAATGGAAGTCTTACATCAAGCACTACAGCAGTGACCCAATCGACAGCGATTACTTCTACTGCTGTGACTCAAAACAACTCAGCTTCCTTCAATGGATCTCAAGGTAGGTCTGAACATAACCTCACATTTAGAATGGAAAccaaataatgaaatatgtttaCCCTACCTAACTACTCCTACCTCTATCTTAAACAGACGGTGGCCTGAATCATTCAGAGAAATCTCTGACCATTTTATTCAGCATTCTGCTTGGTGTAATAGTTCTGGTAGTTCTGGGACATTTTGTGTACAAGTTCGGCAGGAACAAAGAGAGAAGTGTCCAATACACTCACCGCCGTCTCCAGAATGAAGATACAGGTTAGGAAAACCTATCTGTTAAAACTAATATGACCTTGTAATATGATCAATGATCTTATTGGTAGTGTTTTGCTAAggtaacatttttttatatatataatttttaaaggaCCTAGCAACCACTCATTACACCTTGGAAATAGGTTAAAGTCTGATAAAGTTGTCAGGCCAATTCCAACATAATTCCGTCAAGTTATGGGTGATGGGAAAGCACATTTAATCTAGTATTTAGTTCACAGTAATcctattttaatcaaatattaaatattcactaTGAATTATGTCTGTAATTCCCTTTCATAGGTGAGCCGTTTGCACTGCCAGATGACACGCTGGTCATTTCAGGAGGACTCTATGATGGTCCTCAGATTTACAACCCCACCATGACAGTACAGAATGAAGAATTCCAGACAGACGCATCTGGATTTGCTTCCAGACCCACTCAGTTCCGCTTGGAGTTTCTGAGAGAGGATCAAGACAGAGCATTCGACCATGAGAGCTCCACCTTTCAGACATTCCATGAACATGACCAAGAGTCTTAAGATCTCATCAACAAACCTCTttttattaggaaaaaaaaaaatctttctgatctGAAAAGTTACTTTTACTTGAGTCTATGGGAAAAGACTGTTTTTAAACCTACgtttttttactttgaaactgaacatttgaagaaattaaattagttaacacatcagatgaacacaaatgtaaatacaaatatgtaaaaaacacCACCAACAATACCAGGAACCAGCATTTTTTTGATAAACATGTTAAGGTACTGTATTTTaactgaacatatatatatagaaactgtGTAATAAGAGTTtagaataaatactataaatatactTCAACTTACTCAAAATTCCATACTAATTGCAAGCAATCAAAAGCTATTGTCTTAAGAGTATACGtgctctaatttaaaaaaaaaagattttcacacTTCTTTCTTTTTAATGCTTTGATACTTTTAAGCAAAAATTTTGtctgttactttttttttcttcttatctgAATTGCTAACGGTGGTCCATCCAGCATCTCGCATTCTTTTTATTGCAGCCAGTTTCAGCACTGTTCCTGGAGACTTACATGGAAAAGAACTCTGCACCTGTACCTAATTTGTACATAATGACAGTCAAAACAAGAACATAAAGGAATAAAATTGGGACAAAACTAGTCAAATGCTATTTTTTACCTTCTTGAACATGTCCAAACTCCCTCTGTCTGCCTCTTTTGGTTGCATAGGTTTCTTTGATTTCACAGGTCTTGGAGAGAAACTCTAAGAGAATTACAAAAGAgtaacacaaattaaataaaactgactGCAAATAAAAATGCAGATCACTGAAAATGTATATAGCACGATACCAATGTTATGTAAATTGATAAAATGTACCAGTATGTCATTGCTGTCTGAGTTGTCTGATTTTGGATCCAGCTTAAGAATGTTTTCCTTCCAAGACCCTGTAATCTCAGGTGTGGGTGGTGTGCGAATTCTGAATGACTGAAGTGGAAACCAAACTGGCTCATATAAATGTTCAAGATGAATGATAATAGTGCAAAGAGTTCAGGTTGTCCCCATACCTTTATTTGAGGTGTTGTTTTAGTCGTTTTGCTCCATAATGGGGTATGACGGTCTTTATTCACCGTTCCCTTGCatcagtaaaacaacaacaacaaaaaaacaaacatacaaaacacacacacacacacacacacacaaatgttgatAGATGTGAAGTATAAGAATGGACAAAATTGACAAAGATAATGGGAAACAACCTACAGCAGGAGTGTAAGATGCATTTCTCGATGCTTCACTTTCATCTTCATTTAAAAGTTCATACACAGACTTCTTTGTGATGTCAGCTTTTTGAGTTTTAGAGATCTTGTTTCTCCTTTTCTTTGGTTTGATTTCATTTGCCTAAAAACAGTATTTTCATATTGCACTGTCCATTTTAACTTGCCATGTATTTCAAATGACAAGATACAACACCTGTTGAAGTGTGTCTTTTTCAAGAGATGAGACTGGTGTACTCAAGGCCATCTTCTCTCCTTTGAGCTTTTCAAGTTGTTCTCTAAGCTCTTCATTTTCCACTTGCAGGTGAGACAGCTCTAGTTCCTAAATGTATTGGTTATTCGGTTTTTAAGTAACAtagacaaaaaatttaattcccAAACATAAATCCCCAAAATGTACATTATCTACTAAAATAACAATAGTGCTGCTACAACAACCTTGGATTATATGTCTCAAGGATACAACTCAGCATCAAAGATTCCAACGAATTTATAAATCCATATTTTGGACCTAGAACTCTATAATTCACATCTCAGGGATCTAATGACTATGTTATTTTGAGGATGACAATCATTTCAAGCTTTGGATTGCAAGATGTAAAGGTAAGccataaaaaggtcaaataaTTACCAGAGATGCTTTGCTTGCACTGACTTCAGCCTCTCTCATCCGTTTTTCACTGAGCtctgcatctttttcttctaccATTTTGTCATACTCATGCTACaaagaaaataacaatatttaagtgACTAAAAAGTgttcaaaaattaataaaatattatataatttcagagggcaattattaagaaaaaataatgaCCTTGTGTCTCTCCATCAAAGCAACCATGTCTGATATCTTCTGCTGGCATTTGATTTCTGTGTCATCTTTACTCTTCAGTGCCTCCATGGCTGTTTGCTTTAGTTTCTGTacctacaaaaacaaaacaaaaaactattatttGCATCAAGTTGAATTAATTCTTCAATTATAGCATTTGATGAAAAAATAATTCACCTCAAGGTTGAGTTGTGCCTCCGATGTCAATTTGTCTTTGAAGTCTGAGCTTATTTTCTGAAGCTCCTCCTTGTGACACTTCTCTATTCTTTCCGAATCTTCTTTCAGTTGAACAATCTGCAAGACATATGTGAAAACACTGTAACATGACCACTGTTTCACTTCAGCACTGTTTTACTACGAATTTATGAGAAAGCAGTGTAAACTTCTTTCAACATTGTTTGATCATTcagaaaaataatagtaaatgatCTACCTCTTTTAGACATTCCTCGTGAGCTTTCATTTTGGTCTCTAGTTTTGTTTTAGTGTTTGTTagctaaaaaaaaagatatttaaaaatgtatttaatgagtACAGAGAACAACAGTGTAACGTATGTCACAATATGATTTTTTACTTTTGACTCCAGTGCTTTGATTTGTTTGTCTTTTAACAGAAGTTCCCGTTTTGCGGTTTTGCCCTGTTGTTGTAATTAAACATGAATTATTGTTAGATAGATGAAGATACTcaactaaaattatataatattaaaaaagataaCGCACACTCTCCTTCAACTGCTGCTGAACATTCTTACTGTCTTCATCCTTCCCAGCAATTTTTGCAGTTAAAATATCCACCTGCTCCCtggaattttaaattgtatatgtaAGACATAATATAACAGATTAAACCAAATTAGAAATGTTACAAGACAAAAGTTTCTTCTAATCTTACTGAAGCTGTTGTTTCTGACTCTCAAGTCTCTCTATTTCTGTCTTctctctttctgcatttgcattgcttttctgtaaaaaaaaaaaaaacacaaaatacagcATTTGAGGATCTCTTgtcatatttacaaaatacagaaACTTGATTTAATTTACAAACCATGACATGAGACTGAAGGACTTTCTTCTCTAAAGC
This genomic stretch from Carassius gibelio isolate Cgi1373 ecotype wild population from Czech Republic chromosome B6, carGib1.2-hapl.c, whole genome shotgun sequence harbors:
- the si:ch211-105j21.9 gene encoding sialomucin core protein 24-like, which gives rise to MGVLTLQLLVCGQLIVLSFVLNNKTDAQTTSVSPSSLATTIAPPLNATGNHTENGSNLSTYSPYNDSATTQNNLTTPTTTLGANQSNVTGSAGKPNTTEHAQTPQSATSSTFNISSTAVTSTDNTTRSSNGSLTSSTTAVTQSTAITSTAVTQNNSASFNGSQDGGLNHSEKSLTILFSILLGVIVLVVLGHFVYKFGRNKERSVQYTHRRLQNEDTGEPFALPDDTLVISGGLYDGPQIYNPTMTVQNEEFQTDASGFASRPTQFRLEFLREDQDRAFDHESSTFQTFHEHDQES